A DNA window from Phoenix dactylifera cultivar Barhee BC4 chromosome 13, palm_55x_up_171113_PBpolish2nd_filt_p, whole genome shotgun sequence contains the following coding sequences:
- the LOC103721993 gene encoding E3 ubiquitin-protein ligase PRT6-like isoform X1 codes for MAGMEVDSPPERNSPPSPRDRIVQRLVRQGVPLEWLEQSQLGLVTFVKENRSFIPEIVPAILPTDVDVSEPRRSFKSETGGSYSSINVKEFGESMLWLKWLMFEGEPQASLQDLAQKAVGKHAVCGAVWGENDLVYHCRTCEHDPTCAICVPCFQNGNHKDHDYSITFAGSGCCDCGDITAWKREGFCSKHKGTDQIQPLPEKLANSVGPILDALLVCWKDKVSLTEHQKRLRKGDHSDVRFKVANKLTYAIVDLLLDFCKCSESLLSFISRRMFQCIGLLDVLVRAERFLDKDVVKKLHELLLKLLGEPLFKYEFAKAFTRYYPVSVSEIIKKSSDSMLENYPLLSTFSVQIFTVPILTPRLVREVNLLGVLLGCLRDLFLSCVGEDNRIQANKWANLSETTILLVKDTWYVLSHEEVPKYIAHERPEISRTWIKLLSLVQGMDALKRATGLHTEEENENLPEPFVLGDYLGHVHTLLVPGTLSVVESKEIKDVIGIQGLNDSDSLRNIKVGGLSQECSTCSLSSGNSRLDFGLQYHDVNTDIRNHLSIPSSAIWLIFECLKTLEGCWEPETAPRNNSFSSDALSGGGYSFSTLRRKLFRKKKSTNSSKVYRASVYRERIDGDQVPTPSKHHERHRHPLIHGVTDNYSMDVDGTTDMYTEHASTSGLSDDSLLEVDPGTELEALGMLSMADWPDIVYDVSSQDISFHIPLHRLLSLLLREAMKTCYGETEKLEKAIVISSPPSSAHHHEFFGQVLGSLQPYGFSAFVMEHPLRLRVFCAQVRAGMWHKNGDAAILSSEWYRSVHWLEQGQESDLFLLQCCAALAPPELFVRRIQERFGLSNYTSLNLAEHNEYEPVLVQEMLTFIIQIVKERRFSGLSLVENLKRELVYKLATRDATHSQLVKALPRDLSKSNQLQNVVDMLAVYSNPSGMKQGKYSLCNSYWKELDLYHPRWNYRDLQVAEERYFQFCQVSALDVQLPRWTAVFEPLTTISRIATSKAVLEIVRAVLFYAVSTVSRTPDSVLITALHLLSLALDICDSQTRDNQSCMSCSEDSFPILTYASEEFDMSASSESMFWKNQSLLSLLVSLMRKHKEESDNSFSKTRQCNIFSLIENLLKRFAQLSTDCMGVLKQLAPDVVYRMLQQFPDSTVQSSAPSSDAEERRAKAREHQAAIMAKMRAEQSRFIASLKSMTNDEPHVPISKQEVSNPEVDHVPEESAPICALCHDPDSQSPLCFLILLQKSRLTTFVERGPPSWEDGGQSDKEIQAIGKEGLVNASSGDSSNPAQLVQVAGLDFSVDIEPAEGDAFLYFCKERLPDIRNQLPAVSCDTGTDTLSLEMIEDEIYQSIIGDIHRIESHSEAPDGKQTCSTFHIPVVSKKSRNIGSSVLGECIAYLTKETSRHHSSISNLQHLANSSSKPTSSTAKINRFGPSNCDGIHLSSCGHAVHQECHDRYLSSLKQRRRLGFEGAHIADPDPGELLCPVCRRFANSILPAFPSTSNKAWRKTASSINSATQTNLSSISSGLAGGVLRLPVALSILESTAKMVGQNRFLKAYSGKPRETIEPALEPALQKLFMLYFPCSYGSLSASGWLSHSLILWDTLKYSIMSTEIAARGRLNMYSAGSDSCLESLYGELRSSSGFILSFLLDVAQSARSSNCLEVLLRFRGIQLLSGSICFAVSGDSNLSNADEPRGTFSSMLECSDKGETFPDTQFWKRAADPVLAQDPFSSLMSVLFCLPLPFMSSSEFFIPLVHLFYVVCVVQALIACYSKHSFDISSFGDGLLNNVCKTMVESVLVRQYFVANYIDTSHCLRDMIRKLTFPYLRRCALLWKLLESSTLAPLYGSSNTWEWSNLCTSNDALDTANHLTIELNGIKELEDMLQIPSLELVLKDEVVHALSLKWCKHFCEVFRIRKHIGVLFSTPAVPFKLMQLPRVYQDLLQRYIKLQCSICKTIPDEPALCLLCGKLCSPNWKPCCRTSTCLNHAAVCGAGIGVFLLVRKTTILLQRSARQAFWPSPYLDAFGEEDHDMSRGKPLYLSEERYAALTYMVASHGPDRTSEVLRQTTIDFLGSD; via the exons ATGGCCGGAATGGAGGTCGATTCACCGCCGGAGCGGAATTCTCCCCCGTCGCCCCGAGATCGCATCGTCCAG AGACTTGTTCGGCAAGGGGTTCCCCTGGAGTGGCTGGAACAGTCTCAGTTGGGACTTGTAACTTTCGTGAAGGAAAACAGATCCTTTATTCCAGAGATCGTGCCTGCCATCTTACCGACCGATGTAGATGTATCCGAGCCTCGAAGATCATTTAAATCAGAGACTGGAGGAAGCTACAGCAGCATCAATGTTAAAGAATTTGGTGAGAGCATGTTGTGGTTAAAATGGCTCATGTTTGAGGGTGAACCACAGGCATCTTTGCAGGATTTGGCTCAGAAAGCTGTTGGCAAACATGCCGTGTGTGGGGCTGTTTGGGGAGAAAATGATTTGGTCTACCACTGTCGAACATGTGAGCATGATCCGACTTGTGCAATATGTGTTCCATGTTTCCAGAATGGAaatcacaaagatcatgacTACTCCATTACGTTCGCTGGTAGCGGATGCTGTGATTGTGGAGATATTACTGCCTGGAAACGTGAAGGATTCTGTTCAAAGCATAAAGGCACAGACCAGATCCAACCTCTCCCTGAGAAGTTAGCAAATTCTGTAGGTCCCATTCTGGATGCTCTTCTAGTGTGTTGGAAGGACAAGGTTTCATTAACAGAGCATCAGAAGCGGCTCAGAAAAGGTGATCATAGTGATGTGCGTTTCAAGGTTGCAAATAAGTTAACTTATGCGATTGTTGATTTGTTGCTTGACTTTTGCAAATGTAGTGAAAGTCTTCTCAGTTTCATCTCAAGAAGAATGTTTCAGTGTATTGGTTTATTAGATGTTCTTGTGAGGGCAGAGAGGTTCTTGGACAAGGATGTTGTGAAAAAGCTTCATGAGTTGCTCTTAAAATTGCTTGGGGAACCTCTTTTCAAGTATGAGTTTGCCAAAGCTTTCACGAGATACTATCCAGTGTCTGTTAgtgaaatcattaaaaaaagcaGTGATTCGATGCTTGAAAATTATCCACTGCTATCAACTTTCTCTGTGCAAATATTCACAGTGCCTATTCTGACACCACGACTTGTACGTGAAGTGAATCTGCTGGGTGTACTTCTGGGATGCTTGagagacctttttctgtctTGTGTTGGAGAAGATAATCGTATACAG gcaaataaatgggcaaatctGTCTGAAACGACAATTCTTCTGGTTAAAGATACATGGTATGTTTTGAGCCATGAGGAGGTTCCCAAATACATTGCTCATGAGAGGCCTGAAATTTCCAGAACTTGGATCAAACTTTTAAGTCTTGTACAAGGCATGGATGCTCTAAAGAGAGCAACGGGTCTTCACACAGAAGAGGAAAATGAAAATCTGCCTGAACCATTTGTGTTGGGGGACTATCTTGGCCATGTCCATACTCTTTTGGTGCCAGGAACATTATCTGTTGTTGAGTCTAAGGAAATAAAAGATGTTATTGGAATACAAGGTTTGAATGACAGTGATAGTCTGCGCAATATAAAAGTGGGAGGGCTTTCTCAAGAATGCTCTACATGCAGTTTAAGCAGCGGAAACAGCAGATTGGATTTTGGATTGCAATATCATGATGTAAATACTGATATACGGAATCACTTGTCTATTCCATCTTCTGCCATATGGTTGATTTTTGAATGCCTAAAAACTCTTGAGGGATGTTGGGAACCAGAAACTGCTCCAAGGAATAATTCCTTTTCTTCTGATGCTCTTAGTGGCGGTGGTTATAGTTTCTCGACTTTGAGGAGGAAATTGTTTAGGAAAAAGAAGAGCACAAATAGTAGCAAGGTTTACAGGGCATCTGTGTATAGGGAGCGTATTGATGGAGACCAGGTGCCTACCCCTAGCAAGCATCATGAGAGGCATCGCCATCCTCTTATTCATGGTGTAACTGATAATTATTCAATGGATGTTGATGGCACCACTGACATGTATACTGAACATGCTTCTACGAGTGGATTGTCAGATGATAGTCTACTGGAGGTAGACCCTGGTACAGAATTGGAAGCATTGGGTATGTTGAGTATGGCTGATTGGCCTGATATAGTTTATGATGTCAGTTCACAGGATATATCTTTTCACATTCCTTTACATCGTTTGCTTTCGTTGCTGCTGCGAGAAGCAATGAAAACATGTTATGGTGAAACTGAAAAGCTGGAGAAGGCAATTGTGATTTCTTCACCACCTTCATCAGCACATCACCACGAATTTTTTGGGCAGGTTTTGGGTAGTTTACAGCCTTATGGATTTTCTGCTTTTGTGATGGAGCATCCACTAAGGTTAAGGGTATTTTGTGCTCAAGTGCGTGCAGGCATGTGGCATAAAAATGGTGATGCTGCCATATTAAGTTCTGAGTGGTATCGTTCTGTCCACTG GCTTGAACAAGGGCAAGAATCTGATCTTTTTTTGTTGCAATGCTGTGCTGCATTAGCTCCTCCAGAGTTGTTTGTCAGGAGGATTCAAGAAAGATTTGGTTTATCAAATTACACATCTCTGAATCTTGCAGAACATAATGA GTATGAGCCAGTTCTGGTGCAGGAAATGCTCACTTTCATCATACAAATAGTCAAAGAACGACGTTTTTCTGGACTTTCTCTAGTTGAAAATTTGAAGAGAGAGTTGGTCTATAAGCTAGCTACCAGAGATGCAACTCATAGCCAGCTGGTAAAAGCTCTTCCTCGCGATCTTTCAAAGAGTAACCAGCTTCAAAATGTTGTCGATATGCTTGCGGTGTATTCGAATCCATCTGGCATGAAGCAG GGTAAATATTCTCTTTGTAATTCTTACTGGAAAGAATTGGATCTGTATCATCCCCGCTGGAATTATAGGGATTTGCAAGTTGCAGAGGAGAGATATTTTCAGTTCTGCCAAGTTTCTGCACTTGATGTTCAGCTTCCTCGATGGACTGCCGTCTTTGAACCCTTGACTACCATTTCTAGAATCGCTACATCAAAAGCAGTTCTTGAAATTGTCCGTGCGGTTCTATTTTATGCTGTTTCGACAGTGTCTCGTACTCCTGACTCTGTTCTCATAACAGCATTGCACTTACTTTCTTTAGCATTAGATATTTGTGATTCACAGACTCGTGATAATCAGTCTTGCATGAGCTGTTCAGAAGATTCTTTTCCTATACTGACTTATGCTAGTGAAGAGTTTGATATGAGTGCCTCTAGTGAGTCCATGTTCTGGAAGAACCAAAGCTTGCTGTCACTGCTAGTTTCATTAATGAGGAAGCATAAGGAAGAAAGTGACAACAGTTTTTCTAAGACAAGGCAGTGTAACATTTTTTCTCTGATtgagaatttattgaagaggTTTGCTCAGCTGAGTACTGATTGCATGGGTGTTCTGAAGCAACTGGCGCCAGATGTGGTCTATCGAATGCTTCAGCAGTTTCCTGATTCTACCGTTCAGAGTTCCGCACCATCTTCTGATGCTGAGGAGCGTAGGGCAAAAGCACGAGAGCATCAGGCTGCCATAATG GCAAAAATGAGAGCGGAACAATCAAGATTTATCGCCAGCCTTAAGTCCATGACTAATGATGAACCACATGTTCCGATATCCAAGCAAGAAGTATCAAACCCAGAAGTTGATCATGTCCCCGAGGAATCAGCACCTATTTGTGCTCTTTGCCATGATCCAGATTCCCAGAGTCCGTTGTGCTTCCTGATTCTTCTCCAG AAATCTCGGCTTACAACTTTTGTTGAGAGAGGTCCACCATCATGGGAAGATGGAGGCCAGTCAGATAAGGAGATACAAGCAATTGGAAAAGAAGGGCTTGTTAATGCATCTAGTGGTGACTCAAGCAATCCAGCGCAATTAGTTCAGGTTGCGGGCCTTGATTTTTCCGTTGATATAGAACCTGCAGAAGGTGATGCATTTCTATACTTTTGTAAAGAACGGCTTCCTGATATTAGAAATCAACTGCCTGCTGTATCATGTGATACTGGCACAGACACATTGTCTCTGGAGATGATAGAGGATGAAATCTATCAGTCTATTATAGGGGATATACATAGGATTGAATCCCATTCAGAGGCACCGGATGGTAAACAGACATGTTCTACTTTTCATATTCCAGTAGTTTCAAAGAAAAGCAGAAACATAGGGTCTTCTGTGCTTGGAGAGTGCATTGCATATTTGACAAAAGAAACTTCAAGACATCACTCTTCCATTAGTAATTTGCAACATCTTGCAAATTCATCATCAAAGCCTACTTCTTCAACTGCCAAAATCAATAGATTTGGTCCGAGCAATTGTGATGGGATTCATCTTTCTTCTTGTGGGCATGCTGTGCATCAGGAGTGTCATGATCGATATCTGTCATCCTTGAAACAACG ACGTAGGCTTGGTTTTGAGGGAGCACACATTGCCGACCCAGATCCG GGAGAGTTACTTTGTCCAGTATGTCGCAGATTTGCAAATTCTATCCTCCCGGCATTTCCTTCTACTTCTAATAAAGCTTGGAGGAAGACAGCATCATCAATCAATAGTGCGACACAGACTAATTTATCGTCAATATCATCAGGTTTGGCTGGTGGCGTTTTACGCCTTCCCGTTGCATTATCCATTCTTGAAAGCACAGCAAAAATGGTTGGACAAAACAGATTCCTAAAAGCCTACTCTGGAAAGCCGAGGGAAACCATAGAACCAGCTCTGGAGCCTGCACTTCAAAAATTGTTTATGCTGTATTTTCCTTGCAGTTATGGTAGCTTGTCAGCATctggctggctcagtcattctctgATTCTCTGGGACACGCTCAAGTACTCTATTATGTCTACAGAAATTGCTGCTCGTGGGAGACTGAACATGTATTCTGCTGGTTCAGACTCTTGCCTTGAATCTTTATATGGTGAACTCCGTTCTTCTAGTGGATTCATATTGTCATTCCTACTTGATGTTGCTCAATCTGCTCGCAGTTCAAATTGTCTTGAAGTGCTACTGAGGTTCAGAGGCATTCAACTTCTATCAGGGTCAATTTGTTTTGCTGTATCAGGGGATAGCAATTTGTCAAATGCTGATGAGCCAAGAG GTACATTCTCTTCCATGCTGGAATGCTCTGACAAGGGAGAAACCTTTCCTGACACTCAGTTTTGGAAACGAGCTGCTGATCCTGTCCTTGCGCAAGATCCATTTTCTTCATTAATGTCGGTCCTTTTTTGCCTTCCGCTTCCATTTATGTCATCCAGTGAATTCTTCATCCCTCTGGTGCATCTTTTCTACGTAGTTTGTGTTGTTCAG GCTTTGATTGCATGCTATAGCAAACACAGTTTTGACATATCGAGCTTTGGTGATGGCCTTCTTAATAATGTTTGCAAGACTATGGTGGAATCTGTACTTGTTCGACAGTATTTTGTTGCAAATTATATCGATACCTCTCATTGTCTGAGGGATATGATCCGCAAATTAACATTTCCGTATCTAAGAAGATGTGCATTACTCTGGAAATTGCTAGAGTCCTCAACATTGGCTCCACTCTATGGTAGTTCCAATACTTGGGAATGGTCGAATCTTTGTACAAGCAATGATGCATTAGATACTGCTAACCACCTTACTATAGAGCTTAATGGAATAAAGGAATTGGAGGATATGCTTCAGATTCCCTCTTTGGAATTAGTTCTGAAGGATGAGGTTGTGCATGCTTTATCCTTAAAATGGTGTAAGCATTTCTGCGAGGTGTTCAGAATTCGTAAACATATAGGTGTCTTATTTTCCACTCCGGCGGTTCCTTTCAAGTTGATGCAATTACCTCGGGTTTACCAGGATCTTTTGCAAAG GTACATAAAGCTACAATGCTCCATTTGCAAGACTATCCCGGACGAACCTGCATTGTGCTTGCTTTGTGGTAAATTATGCTCTCCAAACTGGAAGCCATGCTGCCG GACAAGTACATGCCTAAATCATGCGGCGGTTTGTGGTGCTGGTATAGGTGTATTTCTGTTGGTCAGG AAAACCACAATCTTATTGCAGAGATCTGCAAGGCAAGCCTTTTGGCCATCTCCCTACTTGGATGCCTTTGGTGAAGAG GATCATGACATGTCTAGAGGAAAGCCTTTATATTTGAGTGAGGAGCGCTATGCAGCTCTTACATATATG GTGGCATCCCATGGTCCTGATCGGACTTCTGAAGTACTTCGCCAAACCACCATTGATTTTTTGGGCTCTGATTAG